In Nitrospirota bacterium, the following are encoded in one genomic region:
- a CDS encoding restriction endonuclease subunit S: MGSEWPVKTIAECASAEPYSTQIGPFGKALMADEYTEIGVPVLRGVNVNRGRFHDDDFVFIDNKTADRLSKFESFPGDVLLVHKGTLGQIGLMPTKRKYPRYIMGNSMMRVRCDPAKLLPEYLYYWLSSPEGQHYLFSRVSQVGVPQIQTPLTTLRQAALPVPPLPEQRAIAHILGTLDDKIELNRRLNETLEAIARSLFKSWFVDFDPVRAKAEGRDPGLPKHIADLFPDSFEDSELGEIPKGWEVASLGDVIDLAYGKALKEEARLAGRVPVFGSNGQVGWHNEKLVDGPGIIVGRKGNPGIVTWASTDFFAIDTTFYVVPKAKCDSLYFLYYALQDHGLASFSADSAVPGLNRNMAYMSRQLVPSPTVLRAFDSHIRPLFQRYHGSNEQSGALAALRAALLPKLISGELRVKERIATEV, from the coding sequence ATGGGGAGTGAGTGGCCAGTTAAGACCATAGCCGAGTGCGCATCTGCCGAACCGTATTCAACCCAGATCGGGCCTTTCGGCAAAGCACTGATGGCCGATGAATACACCGAGATCGGAGTACCGGTCCTGCGCGGCGTGAACGTCAATCGTGGCCGTTTTCACGATGACGATTTCGTCTTCATCGACAATAAAACGGCGGATCGACTCAGCAAGTTCGAATCCTTCCCAGGAGACGTTCTTCTGGTCCACAAAGGGACGCTTGGCCAAATCGGGTTAATGCCGACCAAGCGTAAATATCCCCGCTACATCATGGGCAACAGCATGATGCGTGTACGGTGTGATCCGGCGAAGCTCTTGCCTGAATACCTCTACTATTGGCTGTCTTCGCCCGAGGGCCAACACTATCTATTCAGTCGCGTCTCCCAGGTAGGCGTCCCGCAGATACAAACGCCGCTGACTACATTACGGCAAGCCGCTCTACCTGTTCCTCCTCTCCCCGAGCAACGCGCCATCGCCCACATTCTCGGCACGCTGGACGACAAGATCGAGCTGAACCGGCGACTGAATGAGACGCTGGAGGCGATCGCGCGGTCGCTCTTCAAGTCGTGGTTCGTGGACTTCGACCCGGTCCGCGCCAAGGCCGAAGGCCGCGACCCCGGCCTGCCCAAACACATCGCCGACCTGTTCCCTGATTCCTTCGAGGACTCGGAGCTGGGAGAGATTCCGAAGGGATGGGAGGTCGCGAGTTTGGGTGACGTGATTGATCTCGCCTACGGAAAGGCATTGAAGGAGGAGGCTCGGCTAGCCGGACGAGTCCCCGTCTTCGGCTCTAACGGTCAGGTTGGCTGGCACAACGAGAAGTTGGTCGATGGGCCCGGAATTATCGTCGGGCGCAAGGGCAACCCTGGGATCGTAACGTGGGCGTCAACAGATTTCTTCGCCATTGACACCACGTTCTACGTCGTGCCGAAGGCTAAGTGCGACAGTCTCTATTTCCTGTACTACGCGCTCCAAGACCATGGCCTCGCGTCGTTTAGCGCCGACTCGGCCGTCCCCGGCCTCAATCGGAATATGGCCTACATGAGCAGACAACTGGTCCCATCACCTACTGTTCTGCGTGCGTTTGACAGCCACATCCGGCCCCTTTTTCAGCGTTACCATGGCAGCAATGAGCAATCTGGTGCCTTGGCCGCCCTGCGCGCCGCGCTGCTACCGAAGCTCATTTCTGGCGAACTGCGGGTGAAGGAGCGAATCGCCACGGAGGTCTGA